One genomic window of Methanosalsum zhilinae DSM 4017 includes the following:
- the afpA gene encoding archaeoflavoprotein AfpA, whose product MKRIAWGITGSGDLIRETYEILVDIKKQTNIEIMVFLSKEGETVMKWYRMWDDIQRDFPNFKTDAGPNSPFIAGPLQVGHYDMLLVAPATANSVAKIVHGIADTLVTNVVAQTAKGDTPIYILPVDQVRGTVKTYAPSGREMDLKMREVDVKNSEALKEMENITVLKDPDEIYNILGLKK is encoded by the coding sequence TTGAAACGAATAGCATGGGGAATTACAGGATCAGGTGACCTGATACGCGAGACATATGAGATACTGGTCGATATCAAGAAACAGACCAATATTGAGATAATGGTATTTCTCTCTAAAGAAGGAGAAACTGTGATGAAATGGTACAGAATGTGGGATGACATCCAGAGGGATTTTCCAAATTTCAAGACCGATGCTGGCCCAAATTCACCATTTATTGCAGGTCCACTACAGGTAGGTCACTATGATATGCTGCTTGTGGCCCCTGCAACAGCAAATTCTGTGGCAAAAATAGTACATGGAATTGCAGATACTCTGGTTACCAATGTTGTAGCACAGACTGCAAAGGGTGACACACCTATATACATACTTCCAGTGGATCAGGTAAGAGGAACTGTGAAGACCTACGCACCAAGTGGCAGGGAAATGGACCTCAAAATGAGAGAAGTCGATGTGAAAAATTCTGAAGCATTAAAAGAGATGGAAAATATTACAGTCCTCAAAGATCCTGACGAGATATACAATATTCTTGGACTGAAAAAATAA
- the rbr gene encoding rubrerythrin encodes MGSIKGTQTEKNLLTAFAGESQARNRYTYFASVAKKAGYEQIASFFQETADNEKEHAKRLFKFLEGGEVKIDGAFPAGVISDTKKNLIAAAEGEKYEHSQMYPKFAEIAENEGFSEIAEVFRKIAVAEIGHEDRFRALAENIDNGSVFKKDKEVRWKCRNCGYIHEGKEAPDECPACAHPISHFELWTRNY; translated from the coding sequence ATGGGATCAATTAAGGGAACACAAACTGAAAAGAACCTTCTGACAGCCTTTGCCGGGGAATCCCAGGCACGAAACAGATATACATATTTTGCATCTGTTGCAAAAAAGGCAGGTTATGAACAGATAGCCTCTTTCTTCCAGGAAACTGCCGATAATGAAAAGGAGCATGCAAAAAGGCTTTTCAAATTCCTCGAAGGTGGAGAAGTTAAAATAGACGGAGCTTTTCCTGCAGGCGTGATCTCAGATACAAAGAAAAATCTTATAGCTGCTGCAGAGGGAGAAAAATACGAACACTCTCAGATGTATCCAAAGTTTGCTGAAATTGCAGAGAATGAGGGATTTTCAGAAATTGCAGAGGTCTTTAGAAAAATTGCTGTTGCAGAGATCGGTCATGAGGACAGATTCCGTGCACTGGCTGAAAATATAGATAATGGATCCGTTTTCAAAAAGGATAAAGAAGTCAGGTGGAAATGCAGAAACTGCGGATATATACATGAAGGTAAAGAAGCACCTGATGAATGTCCGGCATGTGCACATCCAATATCTCACTTTGAACTCTGGACCAGAAATTATTAA
- a CDS encoding ferredoxin--NADP reductase codes for MKFEERVIEIIYRSADVKSFRFPRPSEFSYKPGQYITIELEINGKRARKPFTLSSSPTDTEYIEFTKKLTGHEFSNALEQMDIGDKAVIEGPYGKLVFEDKYKKIGLLSGGIGITPMISICKYCTDKSLDTSIVLISSYKNENDCIFRRELREMETINPNLTFIETLTRPDEEWEGCQGRISESMISDKIPDYKERVFYICGPPPMVKSIASLLKNMDVASNKIKKESFTGY; via the coding sequence TTGAAATTTGAAGAGAGAGTCATTGAGATAATATACAGAAGTGCTGACGTCAAGAGTTTCAGGTTTCCAAGACCATCTGAGTTCAGCTACAAACCTGGTCAGTATATCACAATCGAACTTGAGATCAACGGGAAAAGAGCCAGGAAGCCATTTACCCTATCAAGCAGCCCTACAGATACAGAATACATAGAGTTTACAAAAAAGCTTACAGGCCATGAATTTTCAAATGCGCTTGAACAAATGGATATCGGAGATAAGGCAGTTATTGAAGGACCCTATGGAAAACTGGTTTTCGAAGACAAGTACAAAAAAATCGGATTGCTGAGTGGAGGTATTGGAATTACTCCAATGATCAGTATCTGCAAATACTGCACTGACAAAAGTCTTGATACCAGCATAGTTCTCATCAGCAGTTATAAAAATGAGAATGATTGCATATTTCGCCGGGAACTCAGGGAGATGGAAACAATAAACCCCAATCTCACATTCATTGAAACCCTTACCAGACCTGATGAAGAATGGGAAGGATGCCAGGGTCGTATAAGTGAATCCATGATATCTGATAAGATACCAGACTATAAAGAACGTGTCTTTTACATATGCGGTCCACCACCCATGGTAAAATCCATTGCCAGTCTTTTGAAGAACATGGATGTTGCTTCAAATAAGATAAAAAAGGAATCATTTACAGGATATTGA
- a CDS encoding flavodoxin family protein, whose amino-acid sequence MGSEKKIRVLGISGSPRKKATDYVVNEGLRYAEEKYSVSTDYFSASGKNINFCIHCDYCIRKKIGCVFKDDLVELYDKMIWADAWIIGTPVYQGTLSGQTKAIMDRCRAVVARNPKQFKNKIGIGVATGGDRVGGQEPAIQAMHNFYVINEMIPVSGGSFGSNLGATFWSKDKGAEGVSEDKEGLRSMYRTIDRMIEITRHFMMKE is encoded by the coding sequence ATGGGATCTGAAAAAAAGATCAGGGTTCTGGGAATTTCCGGAAGTCCCAGAAAAAAGGCAACTGATTATGTCGTTAATGAAGGACTAAGGTATGCAGAAGAGAAATATTCAGTATCAACCGATTATTTTTCTGCAAGTGGTAAAAATATAAATTTCTGCATTCACTGTGATTATTGTATTCGTAAAAAGATTGGGTGTGTCTTTAAGGATGACCTTGTGGAACTGTACGATAAGATGATATGGGCAGATGCATGGATAATAGGCACACCGGTATACCAGGGAACACTGAGCGGACAGACCAAAGCTATCATGGACAGATGTCGTGCGGTCGTTGCCCGCAATCCAAAACAGTTCAAGAACAAAATTGGAATAGGAGTGGCCACTGGAGGAGATCGGGTAGGGGGACAGGAACCTGCAATACAGGCAATGCACAATTTCTATGTCATCAATGAAATGATCCCGGTCTCCGGTGGGTCTTTTGGATCAAATCTTGGAGCAACATTCTGGTCAAAGGATAAAGGTGCAGAAGGTGTATCCGAGGACAAAGAGGGTCTAAGGAGCATGTATCGAACCATTGACAGAATGATCGAGATTACCAGGCATTTTATGATGAAGGAATAA
- a CDS encoding multiheme c-type cytochrome produces MTNAGTPTQPSELSAEQFDRPGHCSTCHGVLHSQWSGSMHSYAQTDPFYLKEFEIASHDTDGLTDQYCAQCHTPVGVLTGEFEHRTLSEVSVRGVHCDFCHSVSGMVGVGNAPYIVTPGDTKWGSIQDPVETPAHESEYLELQTRSEICGGCHYVIHPTRDLVIDDTYLQWKNSTYAIEGTQCQDCHMTPGITQFQANPGRVTGNTPPREHVSIHYFVGANAFITDIMGSTTHRDRAIENLQHAATIDIHAPETARVTDTIIANISITNTGAGHTIPTGVADIREVWTTVRVIDREGNVIYSYGTVDENGDIDPGTYIYNIVWEDEDGEPTTYFWRAEGVLSDQRIPTEGTVYEEHIFEIPENVSFGLTVDARLNYRSASQEKIDYLFGEGTYEVPVITMTEKTHLIFSPDIPREEQIPDEPLPGIGFIAVAIIIGIAAYFRSNRNR; encoded by the coding sequence ATGACCAATGCCGGCACACCCACACAGCCTTCAGAATTGAGTGCTGAACAATTTGACAGACCTGGCCACTGTTCAACCTGTCATGGAGTATTGCATAGCCAGTGGAGCGGGAGTATGCATTCATATGCTCAGACAGATCCATTCTATCTAAAAGAATTTGAAATTGCAAGCCATGATACTGATGGCCTTACAGACCAATACTGTGCCCAGTGTCATACACCTGTTGGGGTACTTACTGGAGAATTTGAACATCGTACACTTTCTGAAGTATCAGTTAGAGGAGTACACTGTGATTTCTGCCACAGTGTATCAGGAATGGTGGGAGTTGGAAATGCGCCTTATATTGTAACTCCAGGAGATACTAAATGGGGTTCAATTCAGGATCCAGTAGAAACACCTGCACATGAATCTGAATATCTTGAACTGCAGACAAGATCTGAAATATGTGGAGGATGCCATTATGTTATTCATCCAACCCGTGATCTGGTAATTGATGACACGTACCTGCAATGGAAAAACAGCACCTATGCTATTGAAGGCACACAATGCCAGGATTGCCACATGACGCCCGGAATTACACAGTTTCAGGCAAATCCCGGTAGAGTGACCGGAAATACACCACCCAGAGAACATGTATCTATCCATTATTTTGTAGGAGCAAATGCCTTCATAACCGATATAATGGGCTCAACCACACACCGAGACAGGGCAATTGAGAATCTGCAGCATGCTGCAACGATTGATATCCATGCTCCAGAGACCGCCAGAGTAACAGATACTATAATTGCCAATATATCCATAACAAATACCGGTGCAGGCCACACCATTCCCACAGGAGTTGCAGATATCAGAGAGGTCTGGACAACTGTTAGGGTAATTGACAGAGAAGGAAATGTTATCTACAGCTATGGAACAGTTGATGAAAATGGGGATATTGATCCGGGTACTTATATATACAACATAGTATGGGAGGATGAAGATGGAGAACCCACAACATATTTCTGGAGGGCTGAAGGTGTTCTTTCAGATCAGCGAATTCCAACTGAAGGGACTGTCTATGAAGAGCATATCTTTGAGATTCCTGAAAATGTTTCCTTTGGGCTGACAGTTGATGCAAGATTGAACTACAGATCAGCTTCCCAGGAAAAAATAGATTATCTCTTCGGTGAAGGTACCTATGAGGTGCCTGTGATAACAATGACCGAAAAAACACATCTTATTTTTTCTCCAGATATACCCCGGGAAGAACAGATTCCGGATGAGCCTCTTCCTGGAATCGGGTTTATTGCTGTGGCCATTATAATAGGTATAGCAGCATATTTTAGGTCAAACAGAAACAGATAA
- a CDS encoding carboxymuconolactone decarboxylase family protein, producing MMHKDKDELLDSMGGKMGFTPHILKVLEEVDPEFLQKYNRCDQKLLSDGALPAKTKRLMALAVVASKQCEACTVAQMKSALTAGATKEEIMETMEVIFITSGAPAVAACRNALKLLKE from the coding sequence ATGATGCACAAAGACAAAGATGAACTTCTGGATAGTATGGGCGGAAAAATGGGGTTTACACCACATATACTCAAGGTCCTTGAAGAGGTAGATCCTGAATTTCTCCAGAAATACAATAGGTGTGATCAGAAATTACTCTCAGATGGAGCACTTCCTGCAAAAACTAAACGATTGATGGCTCTTGCAGTTGTTGCATCCAAGCAGTGTGAAGCATGTACAGTAGCCCAGATGAAAAGCGCACTCACTGCAGGTGCAACAAAGGAAGAAATCATGGAAACCATGGAGGTCATCTTCATAACATCAGGTGCTCCAGCCGTTGCTGCATGCAGGAATGCACTCAAATTGCTCAAAGAGTAA
- a CDS encoding DUF2180 family protein, producing the protein MMKCYKCLEENKDTEAVAVCIVCGMGLCMDHVKVIELPVSAGKYPEYKECKIPLPRFLCRDCVDQIMVDAFD; encoded by the coding sequence ATGATGAAATGTTACAAGTGTCTTGAAGAGAACAAAGATACAGAAGCAGTTGCGGTATGTATCGTATGTGGAATGGGGCTTTGTATGGATCATGTGAAAGTAATAGAGCTCCCGGTATCAGCCGGAAAATATCCTGAGTACAAGGAATGCAAGATTCCCCTCCCTCGTTTCCTCTGCAGAGATTGTGTGGATCAGATAATGGTAGATGCATTTGACTGA
- a CDS encoding DUF2180 family protein, whose amino-acid sequence MKCYDCAKMGKDTDSAGICIICGRGVCSEHLIREEIPIIGFKEYSVHLEGKDIEHIDRIVCKSCHEALVENVCEVRT is encoded by the coding sequence ATGAAATGTTACGATTGTGCAAAAATGGGAAAAGACACTGATTCTGCAGGAATATGCATTATCTGTGGGAGAGGTGTTTGTAGTGAACATCTAATAAGAGAAGAGATTCCAATTATTGGATTCAAGGAGTATAGTGTACATCTTGAAGGAAAGGACATAGAGCATATTGACAGAATAGTATGCAAATCCTGTCATGAAGCGCTCGTGGAAAATGTCTGCGAGGTACGCACTTAA
- a CDS encoding desulfoferrodoxin FeS4 iron-binding domain-containing protein: MKVGDQYVCEICGNEVEVTKVGGGILVCCGEDMKLIK, translated from the coding sequence ATGAAGGTAGGTGACCAATATGTTTGCGAGATATGTGGGAATGAAGTAGAAGTTACTAAAGTAGGCGGTGGAATCCTTGTCTGCTGCGGGGAAGATATGAAATTGATAAAATGA
- a CDS encoding nucleoside/nucleotide kinase family protein yields MVWSFSKLSEENIKEITDLEKEMGITLLAFSDMVKAAELTDSQLKKINDLEDKLGMSLVAVQSK; encoded by the coding sequence ATGGTATGGAGCTTTTCAAAACTCAGTGAAGAGAATATAAAAGAAATTACAGACCTTGAAAAGGAAATGGGTATTACATTACTGGCATTCTCTGATATGGTCAAAGCCGCTGAACTAACAGATAGCCAGCTAAAAAAGATCAATGACCTGGAAGATAAGCTTGGAATGTCACTTGTTGCAGTTCAAAGCAAATAA
- a CDS encoding DUF5803 family protein: MRLKTVCILAIMVLTALIAGCIDDLVPVEDPEIPDPGIYEFEIFIDETIEPGTVQNTTSIYLTDNDTVRIVHMVISTSRIEIIPMERLIRSSGDTIGDIVILAAPSNTTEPTVDTFSRFAKDSEINELKATEYTVSEEIRRGREHIYLDFEEPVTGFVAYTLFDQGQQDFMYTLTSPEIVRVVIPEKYTTGNRVLGYPRPDPDERFQDENGRDVIIWHRLDHDPENSREFISVGYYSRSAPSILTYSTLILIFGAMIIIVNYYRNRKKIKKMKEDMDYQINGKDK, encoded by the coding sequence ATGAGATTGAAAACCGTATGCATACTGGCAATAATGGTTCTTACAGCCCTTATTGCCGGATGCATTGATGATCTGGTGCCTGTTGAAGATCCGGAGATCCCAGACCCTGGCATATATGAATTTGAAATTTTCATAGATGAGACCATTGAACCTGGAACAGTACAGAACACCACCAGTATATATCTCACAGATAATGATACTGTCAGAATCGTTCACATGGTGATAAGCACCAGCAGAATAGAAATCATACCAATGGAACGGCTAATAAGAAGCAGTGGGGATACTATCGGAGATATTGTTATACTGGCTGCCCCATCAAATACAACTGAACCTACTGTAGACACATTCAGCCGATTTGCAAAAGATTCCGAAATCAACGAATTAAAAGCCACTGAATATACCGTATCAGAAGAAATCAGAAGAGGAAGGGAGCACATATATCTGGATTTTGAAGAACCGGTTACAGGATTTGTTGCATACACACTTTTTGATCAGGGTCAGCAGGACTTCATGTATACACTTACTTCTCCTGAAATTGTACGTGTTGTTATTCCAGAAAAATACACCACCGGAAACCGGGTTCTTGGATATCCCAGGCCAGATCCCGATGAAAGGTTTCAGGATGAGAATGGAAGAGATGTAATTATATGGCACAGACTAGACCATGATCCTGAAAACTCCCGGGAGTTTATTTCAGTAGGATACTATTCAAGATCTGCTCCATCTATACTCACTTACAGTACACTGATTCTTATATTTGGAGCAATGATCATTATTGTTAATTATTACCGTAACCGGAAAAAGATCAAAAAAATGAAAGAAGATATGGATTACCAGATAAATGGCAAGGATAAGTAA
- a CDS encoding sodium:solute symporter family protein produces the protein MESYQIFLILLSAYILILISIGLYFTKRQRSLTDFWLAGRDVHAVGIGFSAAASWLTAGAILSVIGFYMLLGMGSVWGFVAPNILALLIIAVFVSKIKSLPSITQPELLEHRYSSKIRAPIAIIITIVMILFAVADIKGFALVLEVLFGLSPVYAALIVALAVSAYVTLGGLHAVVWTDALQFMFLSTFVILMAVIITGAANGAETLFDVSALSLSHAAGSVSSDWWNPFSIGLPMVLIFVLAIIPGWITEQDPWQKIWAAKDARSAKIGMVSGSLLVAIVFGACAFIALGLNSIYPSIAELGYPAGMAQAEPALLEFISGIFSPFVIALAAIGLAAAAMSCADTFATSGASCLSRDIYQRFIKPDATMKEMMVINRMSVLLIVIAATITSFFIESIIHAIHIATFIASASYFFPLMGGIYWKRATTEGAIAGIIIGATLQIGFTILDSIKEPVMGVPYLEAIHPALMGHGVILSMALSGTAFFLVSIMTKPSDNVNLAPFFKEAAQELVREEVRSVDESSTEYNDYLKLLREKRVGERAHMDLEITTSATVNWTRFSDELKSAHPVWVTPGGSDSIYRLINSDMLACIKVTRGNTQKEIWFASEPPVELIDSQRKEIYIAFREVQEALHEMGVIVDLKKAE, from the coding sequence ATGGAAAGTTACCAGATTTTTCTGATATTATTATCAGCATACATATTAATACTCATATCTATTGGATTGTATTTTACGAAAAGACAGAGAAGCCTTACGGATTTCTGGCTTGCAGGGCGTGATGTACATGCAGTTGGGATAGGGTTCTCAGCTGCAGCTTCATGGCTGACTGCAGGCGCCATTCTTTCAGTGATCGGATTCTACATGCTGCTTGGAATGGGGTCAGTCTGGGGTTTTGTTGCACCAAACATACTGGCCCTTCTGATAATTGCTGTATTTGTCTCAAAAATAAAGAGTCTGCCATCAATTACCCAGCCAGAACTGCTGGAGCACAGGTACAGCAGCAAGATAAGGGCACCCATTGCAATTATAATAACTATTGTGATGATACTGTTTGCAGTTGCTGATATCAAGGGATTTGCCCTTGTGCTTGAGGTCCTGTTTGGTCTAAGTCCGGTATATGCTGCACTGATCGTTGCACTGGCAGTATCAGCTTATGTGACACTTGGCGGACTGCATGCAGTGGTCTGGACAGATGCTCTCCAGTTCATGTTCCTTTCAACATTTGTTATACTGATGGCAGTAATTATTACCGGAGCTGCAAACGGTGCTGAAACTTTGTTTGATGTTTCAGCTCTAAGTCTCTCTCACGCAGCAGGCAGTGTGTCATCTGACTGGTGGAATCCCTTTTCTATAGGCCTGCCAATGGTGCTGATATTTGTGCTTGCCATCATTCCAGGATGGATAACTGAACAGGACCCCTGGCAGAAGATCTGGGCCGCAAAAGATGCAAGGTCTGCAAAAATCGGTATGGTGAGTGGATCACTGCTTGTTGCGATTGTATTTGGAGCATGTGCTTTCATAGCGCTTGGACTCAATTCAATATACCCTTCAATCGCGGAACTTGGATATCCTGCAGGAATGGCTCAGGCAGAACCTGCCCTTCTTGAGTTCATATCAGGTATATTCTCACCGTTTGTTATCGCCCTTGCAGCTATTGGACTTGCTGCAGCGGCCATGTCATGTGCAGATACATTTGCAACTTCAGGCGCATCATGCCTGTCCCGGGATATTTATCAGAGGTTCATAAAACCTGATGCAACAATGAAGGAAATGATGGTAATCAACAGGATGAGCGTTCTTCTGATCGTGATAGCTGCCACGATCACATCATTTTTTATTGAAAGTATCATCCATGCCATCCACATTGCAACCTTTATTGCCAGTGCATCCTATTTCTTCCCTCTGATGGGAGGAATATACTGGAAACGTGCCACAACAGAGGGTGCCATAGCTGGAATTATCATTGGTGCTACACTCCAGATCGGATTTACCATACTTGACAGTATAAAAGAACCGGTCATGGGTGTTCCATACCTTGAAGCAATACATCCTGCACTGATGGGGCATGGAGTAATTCTCAGTATGGCACTTAGTGGGACAGCATTCTTCCTGGTATCTATTATGACAAAACCTTCGGATAATGTCAACCTTGCACCTTTCTTCAAAGAAGCTGCACAGGAACTTGTTAGAGAAGAGGTAAGATCAGTTGATGAGTCAAGTACTGAATATAATGATTATCTTAAACTGTTACGTGAAAAAAGAGTCGGAGAGCGTGCACATATGGACCTGGAAATTACTACATCAGCCACGGTCAACTGGACAAGATTTAGTGATGAGCTTAAAAGTGCCCATCCTGTATGGGTTACTCCAGGTGGTTCAGATTCGATCTACAGGCTGATAAATTCAGATATGCTTGCGTGCATCAAGGTAACCCGTGGTAATACCCAGAAAGAAATATGGTTTGCATCAGAGCCGCCTGTAGAATTGATAGATTCTCAAAGAAAGGAGATATATATAGCTTTCAGGGAAGTACAGGAAGCACTCCATGAGATGGGAGTAATCGTTGATCTCAAGAAAGCTGAGTAA
- a CDS encoding substrate-binding domain-containing protein, which yields MKKNLAILAILVVAVLGGLFLMLSDSNDESTIRLATTTSTEDSGLLNELLPVFEQETGYKVQVIAMGTGQAIETARRGDADILLAHATDLEKQFVEDGYGAYRYSVMYNDFILAGPANDPANVESADSLEEALRSIEDHKSLFNSRGDDSGTHIKEQSLWNEAGVDIPQREWYNSLGQGMGETLITSNEMGAYTLADRGTYLSMSKNIPNLKIVFEGDERMFNPYGIIPVSPERFDNVNYEGASALADFFIRDDVQEMIGEFGKDEFGQPLFFPDANPEEANDYRSEGKILNEETVAAF from the coding sequence ATGAAGAAAAATTTAGCTATTTTAGCAATTTTGGTTGTTGCTGTTCTTGGTGGCCTGTTCCTGATGCTCAGTGATTCAAATGATGAGTCTACTATCAGGCTTGCTACGACCACAAGTACCGAAGATTCTGGATTACTCAATGAACTGTTACCTGTTTTTGAACAGGAGACTGGCTATAAGGTTCAGGTCATAGCAATGGGAACCGGACAGGCCATAGAAACTGCCCGTAGAGGAGATGCAGATATCCTGCTGGCTCATGCAACCGATCTGGAGAAACAGTTTGTTGAGGATGGATACGGTGCTTATAGATACTCAGTTATGTATAACGATTTCATCCTGGCTGGACCTGCAAATGATCCTGCAAATGTTGAATCTGCAGATTCTCTGGAAGAAGCTCTAAGGTCAATTGAAGATCACAAAAGTCTGTTCAATTCCAGAGGAGATGATTCAGGTACACATATCAAGGAGCAAAGTCTCTGGAATGAAGCAGGAGTTGATATACCTCAGAGAGAGTGGTACAATTCCCTTGGTCAGGGGATGGGAGAAACGCTTATAACATCAAATGAGATGGGAGCCTACACTCTGGCAGACAGGGGTACATATCTTTCAATGAGCAAAAATATACCTAACCTGAAAATTGTTTTTGAAGGAGATGAAAGGATGTTCAATCCTTACGGAATAATCCCTGTAAGTCCTGAAAGGTTCGATAATGTAAATTATGAGGGTGCAAGTGCACTGGCAGATTTCTTCATCAGGGATGATGTACAGGAAATGATTGGGGAGTTTGGAAAAGATGAATTTGGACAACCTCTGTTTTTCCCTGATGCAAACCCCGAAGAAGCCAATGACTATAGAAGTGAAGGAAAGATTTTAAATGAAGAGACTGTAGCAGCATTCTGA
- a CDS encoding ABC transporter permease: MENILSGAGEALNLLASMDPYVMGIIAVSLQVSGTALIIAALIGIPLGAFMGLTNFPGKPLIVALLYTGMGFPPVVIGLFVFILLSSSGSLGSFGWLFTPYAMIMAQSIISFPLVAGFTMTAVMGVDRNLIRQLRSLGATKTQATIATLREARLGVLVSIIAGFGAIISEVGAVMLVGGNIEGATRVLTTAIVLETRKGNFGVAIAFGIILLTIAFIVNFAMLRLQNKELRGNG; this comes from the coding sequence ATGGAAAATATACTATCAGGGGCAGGTGAAGCATTAAATCTTCTTGCTTCAATGGATCCCTATGTTATGGGTATTATTGCAGTATCACTACAGGTATCTGGTACCGCACTGATAATTGCAGCACTGATTGGGATTCCACTTGGAGCTTTTATGGGTTTGACTAACTTTCCAGGAAAGCCCCTGATAGTTGCTTTACTATATACAGGAATGGGCTTCCCTCCCGTGGTCATTGGTCTTTTTGTATTCATACTTTTATCATCAAGTGGATCACTTGGGTCTTTTGGGTGGCTGTTTACTCCATATGCCATGATCATGGCACAATCAATTATCTCATTTCCCCTGGTTGCAGGTTTTACTATGACAGCAGTAATGGGAGTTGACAGGAACCTCATCCGCCAGCTAAGATCATTGGGTGCAACTAAGACCCAGGCTACAATAGCAACTTTGCGAGAAGCTAGACTGGGAGTCCTTGTATCTATTATTGCAGGCTTTGGAGCAATCATATCTGAAGTTGGAGCTGTCATGCTTGTTGGAGGAAACATTGAAGGTGCTACGCGTGTACTGACAACTGCAATAGTTCTGGAGACACGAAAAGGAAATTTTGGTGTAGCTATAGCTTTTGGAATAATACTTTTAACAATTGCATTTATTGTTAACTTTGCTATGCTTCGGTTGCAGAATAAGGAGCTAAGAGGTAATGGATAA
- a CDS encoding ABC transporter ATP-binding protein, protein MDNIDFVYKMKNISKKYDTKTVLQIEDLAIREGEIFCLVGPSGAGKSTLLRIMNFIETTDTGEIFFLGHKYTPGQTPQLKVTREVTTVFQRSALMTTSVWNNVIYPLKIRGRAISSTETERIKQILDDLGLADLIKQRADKLSGGEAQRVALARAIVFNPSVLLLDEPTANLDPANVDIIEKIISKYVQERKACIVMVTHNIFQARRLADRIALMHKGKMIEIKEKDDFFENPEEKITQDFLSGRLVF, encoded by the coding sequence ATGGATAACATCGATTTTGTCTATAAAATGAAAAATATTTCTAAAAAATATGATACTAAAACCGTATTACAAATAGAGGACCTTGCTATCAGAGAAGGTGAGATATTTTGCCTTGTTGGTCCCAGTGGAGCAGGTAAAAGTACCCTTTTGAGAATAATGAACTTTATTGAAACAACTGATACCGGAGAAATATTTTTTCTGGGGCATAAATACACACCCGGACAAACTCCACAATTAAAGGTCACAAGAGAAGTCACTACGGTTTTTCAGAGATCTGCTCTGATGACAACCTCTGTTTGGAATAATGTAATTTATCCCCTGAAAATCCGGGGAAGAGCAATCTCTTCAACAGAAACTGAGAGAATCAAACAAATACTGGATGACCTGGGCCTAGCAGATTTAATCAAACAGAGAGCTGATAAACTATCTGGAGGAGAGGCCCAGAGAGTGGCTCTGGCAAGAGCAATTGTTTTCAATCCTTCAGTATTGCTACTGGATGAGCCAACTGCCAATCTTGACCCTGCAAATGTAGATATAATTGAAAAAATCATTTCTAAGTATGTCCAGGAGAGAAAAGCCTGTATTGTTATGGTTACGCACAATATATTCCAGGCAAGACGTCTGGCAGATAGGATTGCCCTTATGCATAAGGGAAAAATGATTGAGATTAAGGAAAAGGATGATTTTTTTGAAAATCCCGAAGAAAAAATAACTCAGGATTTTCTCTCTGGACGTCTTGTGTTTTGA